Proteins encoded by one window of Salmonirosea aquatica:
- a CDS encoding T9SS type A sorting domain-containing protein, producing MKKSTLVLVGALTLLTTLSQAQDSCPTSITLTAPVSGAKIVEQASEHLTASNLVQSAETAYRAGQSVTLTPGFEVKPGAVFEASIAACQAVDINLTAWEENVFTLGAYPNPFAQNTLIEYTIPETSTVSINILDVRGVVISRLLKDQKQDGGTHRVTFESETLPSGVYICTLDTPNGRRTHKIVKQK from the coding sequence ATGAAAAAATCTACTTTAGTATTGGTCGGTGCCTTAACTCTGCTGACTACCCTTTCGCAGGCTCAGGACTCATGTCCTACTTCCATAACGCTTACCGCGCCAGTCTCAGGGGCAAAAATAGTAGAACAGGCCAGTGAGCACCTCACTGCTTCTAACCTGGTTCAATCCGCCGAAACTGCCTACCGTGCGGGACAGTCGGTAACACTTACTCCCGGCTTCGAAGTAAAGCCAGGCGCGGTGTTTGAAGCTTCTATCGCTGCCTGCCAGGCTGTGGACATTAACCTTACTGCTTGGGAAGAAAATGTGTTTACTCTGGGAGCCTACCCAAATCCCTTTGCACAAAATACGTTAATCGAATATACGATTCCCGAAACCTCTACGGTCAGTATTAACATCCTGGATGTACGGGGTGTGGTAATATCGAGATTGCTCAAAGACCAAAAGCAAGACGGTGGGACGCACCGGGTTACTTTCGAATCTGAAACGCTGCCAAGCGGCGTGTATATTTGTACGCTCGATACGCCCAACGGGCGCCGTACCCACAAAATCGTGAAGCAGAAGTAG
- a CDS encoding transmembrane 220 family protein has translation MASIKKGQLPIVYLVSPLVRMKIVAIIFGLVFLLFSYFQFNDPDPQIWIPVYSAAALGCYMAYRELWPAWVFYIMAAVYAVGAVLQWPPAFEGIFFGDLAMKSLNIELARESLGLGICALVMAFLGWSTGRATTTPLP, from the coding sequence TTGGCTTCTATAAAAAAGGGCCAACTCCCAATTGTCTATCTCGTTTCGCCGCTGGTACGTATGAAAATCGTAGCTATTATTTTCGGGTTAGTTTTTTTACTTTTTTCTTATTTTCAATTCAACGATCCCGATCCACAGATTTGGATTCCCGTATACTCGGCGGCGGCGTTGGGGTGCTATATGGCCTATCGTGAGCTTTGGCCCGCCTGGGTATTTTATATTATGGCAGCCGTCTACGCAGTGGGCGCAGTCTTACAATGGCCTCCTGCCTTCGAAGGAATCTTTTTTGGTGATCTCGCTATGAAAAGCCTCAATATCGAACTGGCTCGAGAGTCACTGGGGTTAGGAATCTGCGCCCTGGTCATGGCGTTTCTTGGCTGGAGTACTGGTCGGGCCACAACCACTCCACTTCCTTGA
- a CDS encoding biotin--[acetyl-CoA-carboxylase] ligase codes for MYDPCVKTLFIGKKIIYLPTCHSTNDIAAELVRKENLSEGTLVITDSQTAGRGQRGASWVTSQGQNFTFSLILRPTFLAPGEQFLLSQAISLGVRDFVSSITEDIQIKWPNDLYINDFKLGGILIESTWQGARMAHAVVGIGLNINQTHFESSIGSVTKGTPQRATSLRLETGQCFELAAQLPHLLQALEHTYLRLRGGRYEAIRNDYQSALLGYGEKRLFRGKDGRIFEGTVTGVTALGKLCIRHADGVQLEYDIKEVEWLWPDQYSSQETP; via the coding sequence GTGTACGATCCTTGTGTTAAAACTCTCTTTATCGGGAAAAAGATTATTTATCTGCCAACTTGTCATTCTACCAACGACATAGCGGCTGAATTAGTGCGCAAGGAAAACCTTTCAGAAGGTACCCTTGTCATTACTGACTCACAAACCGCGGGCCGGGGTCAGCGCGGCGCAAGCTGGGTTACTTCACAAGGACAAAATTTTACATTTTCGCTCATTCTGCGCCCTACTTTTCTCGCGCCTGGAGAGCAATTTCTGTTAAGTCAGGCAATATCGCTAGGTGTGAGGGATTTTGTATCAAGTATTACGGAAGATATACAAATCAAATGGCCTAATGATTTGTATATCAATGATTTTAAACTAGGTGGGATTCTGATTGAAAGTACATGGCAAGGGGCGCGCATGGCTCACGCTGTGGTAGGGATTGGCCTGAATATCAACCAGACACATTTTGAGTCAAGTATAGGTTCCGTTACCAAAGGTACCCCGCAACGGGCGACCTCACTGCGCCTGGAAACAGGGCAGTGCTTCGAACTGGCCGCACAACTGCCCCACCTCCTGCAGGCTCTAGAACATACCTACCTTCGGCTACGTGGGGGTAGGTATGAGGCCATCAGAAATGACTATCAATCAGCGCTGCTGGGCTATGGGGAGAAAAGGCTGTTTCGCGGGAAGGATGGGCGGATATTTGAAGGAACGGTCACTGGTGTGACTGCTTTGGGCAAACTATGCATTAGGCATGCCGATGGGGTACAGCTCGAATATGATATCAAGGAAGTGGAGTGGTTGTGGCCCGACCAGTACTCCAGCCAAGAAACGCCATGA
- the rsfS gene encoding ribosome silencing factor, which yields MKQRKNKEVSSQDLCQLVAKGMMEKKGQEVAILDLRKVKNAIADFFVICSGTSDTQIDAIADSVEHEVYKAVEENPWHKEGKTNREWILIDYVDVVAHVFKKDRRKYYDLEELWGDADLTLIEESAA from the coding sequence ATGAAACAACGCAAAAATAAAGAAGTATCTTCACAAGACCTCTGCCAGTTAGTGGCGAAAGGTATGATGGAAAAGAAAGGGCAGGAAGTTGCCATCCTCGATCTCCGCAAAGTTAAAAATGCCATTGCCGATTTTTTTGTTATATGCTCGGGTACCTCTGATACCCAAATCGATGCCATTGCCGATTCGGTGGAACACGAAGTGTATAAAGCCGTTGAGGAAAATCCCTGGCATAAAGAGGGAAAAACAAACCGTGAGTGGATTTTGATCGATTATGTTGATGTCGTAGCCCACGTATTCAAGAAAGATCGTCGGAAATATTATGATCTTGAGGAATTGTGGGGAGATGCCGATCTTACCCTCATCGAGGAGTCGGCAGCCTGA
- the ftsH gene encoding ATP-dependent zinc metalloprotease FtsH, with protein MSDNDNKRNPLNPKSPQRGYQGWIIAALIATILGITYLNRSSSLREITQKRFEKMVADKEVARVTIVNDKSVEVTLKPEALRKDKYQVISKENNYFGGEASPHYQFQVTSAETFKKDLEKMQEAVPDGDKVEYKIDTRNDWTGFIGTWGFFIVMILVMYFLLGRMSGGVGPGGQIFNIGRSRATLFDAENKVKITFNDVAGLDEAKEEIKEIVDYLKSPDKFKKLGAKIPKGALLVGPPGTGKTLLAKAVAGEAEVPFFSLSGSDFVEMFVGVGAARVRDLFKQAKEKAPCIIFIDEIDAVGRSRGRGGMPGSNDERENTLNSLLVEMDGFATDSGIIIVAATNRPDVLDSALLRPGRFDRQISVDKPDVIGREAIFKVHLKPIKISEDVDIQKLAAQTPGFAGAEIANVCNEAALIAARRDRDSVTMQDFQDAMDRVIGGLEKKNKLISPEEKQIVAYHEAGHAVAGWFLEHADPLVKVTIVPRGVAALGYAQYLPREQYLYRTEQLFDEMCMTLGGRAAEDVVFGKISTGALSDLERVTKVAYSMVTMYGMNDKIGNISFYDSKQSDYSFTKPYSDATAEKIDHEVRLLVDKAYQHVMSMLRDKREALEVIAQELLEKEILFQSDLERLIGKRPYEKETNYQAYVNRRSREEAAIHDEAVKQAHETNEQAGDVVVETEVEGGEPKV; from the coding sequence ATGTCTGATAACGATAACAAAAGAAATCCCTTGAATCCTAAAAGTCCGCAACGGGGCTATCAGGGTTGGATCATTGCCGCCCTCATTGCTACGATTCTGGGAATAACATACCTGAACAGATCGTCCTCACTCCGTGAAATTACCCAAAAGCGGTTTGAGAAAATGGTGGCCGATAAGGAAGTGGCCCGCGTGACTATCGTCAACGACAAGTCTGTGGAGGTTACCCTCAAACCAGAAGCCCTTAGAAAGGATAAATACCAGGTTATTTCCAAGGAGAACAATTACTTCGGAGGCGAGGCCAGTCCGCACTACCAGTTCCAGGTCACTTCGGCGGAAACTTTCAAGAAAGATCTCGAGAAAATGCAGGAGGCCGTCCCTGACGGTGATAAAGTCGAATACAAAATTGATACCCGAAACGATTGGACCGGGTTTATAGGTACCTGGGGCTTTTTCATTGTCATGATTCTGGTGATGTATTTCCTGCTGGGCCGTATGTCGGGAGGCGTAGGACCAGGAGGTCAGATTTTTAACATCGGTCGGTCCCGGGCTACATTGTTCGATGCCGAAAACAAAGTCAAGATCACCTTCAACGATGTAGCAGGCCTTGATGAAGCCAAAGAAGAAATCAAGGAGATCGTAGACTATCTGAAAAGTCCTGACAAATTCAAGAAATTAGGGGCCAAAATTCCGAAAGGCGCTTTGTTAGTGGGACCTCCCGGTACCGGTAAAACCCTCCTGGCCAAAGCCGTAGCGGGTGAAGCGGAAGTACCTTTCTTTTCGCTTTCAGGTTCCGACTTTGTCGAAATGTTTGTGGGGGTAGGTGCCGCTCGGGTACGTGACCTGTTTAAGCAAGCCAAAGAGAAGGCTCCCTGTATCATATTTATCGATGAAATCGACGCCGTTGGTCGCTCACGTGGCCGGGGTGGTATGCCGGGTTCAAACGACGAACGGGAAAATACGCTGAATTCACTTTTGGTAGAAATGGACGGCTTTGCCACGGATTCAGGTATTATCATTGTGGCCGCCACCAACCGTCCTGATGTACTTGATTCAGCTTTGCTACGTCCCGGTCGTTTTGACCGTCAGATATCTGTAGACAAACCTGACGTTATTGGCCGGGAAGCGATCTTCAAGGTACACCTTAAGCCGATCAAAATCTCGGAAGATGTGGATATTCAGAAATTGGCTGCTCAGACGCCCGGTTTTGCTGGAGCCGAAATTGCCAACGTATGTAACGAAGCGGCCCTCATCGCCGCCCGGCGCGATCGGGATAGTGTGACCATGCAGGACTTTCAGGATGCCATGGATCGCGTGATTGGTGGTTTGGAAAAGAAAAACAAATTGATTTCTCCCGAAGAGAAGCAGATTGTGGCCTATCATGAAGCTGGTCACGCTGTGGCAGGTTGGTTCCTGGAACACGCCGATCCTTTGGTGAAAGTGACGATTGTTCCTCGTGGCGTAGCTGCTTTGGGATACGCCCAATACCTACCCCGAGAGCAGTACTTGTACCGCACTGAGCAACTATTCGATGAGATGTGCATGACACTGGGTGGTCGTGCGGCGGAGGATGTGGTCTTTGGAAAAATATCCACGGGTGCCCTCAGTGATCTGGAGCGCGTTACCAAAGTGGCCTACAGCATGGTTACTATGTATGGTATGAATGATAAGATTGGAAATATATCGTTTTACGATTCCAAACAGTCGGACTATTCATTTACCAAGCCCTACTCGGATGCTACTGCTGAGAAAATCGACCATGAAGTACGCCTGCTGGTTGACAAAGCCTACCAGCATGTGATGTCCATGCTGCGTGACAAACGCGAAGCGTTGGAAGTGATCGCCCAGGAACTTCTGGAAAAGGAAATCCTGTTCCAAAGTGACCTTGAACGATTGATAGGTAAGCGGCCTTATGAGAAAGAAACCAACTACCAGGCTTATGTTAACCGTCGCTCGCGTGAGGAAGCCGCCATCCATGATGAGGCAGTAAAGCAAGCGCACGAAACCAACGAACAGGCTGGTGATGTGGTGGTGGAAACCGAAGTAGAAGGCGGTGAGCCAAAAGTGTAA
- a CDS encoding nucleotidyltransferase domain-containing protein gives MEKRSVGFSPELSLLISTSIDLPLDEQEMRSVRSDRLLALARWHNVRPQLFSLVQGKNESWVSELRQECLDITVSNLINTQETIRVAKILEENQIPVYAYKGCVWAEWLYGQVGKREFGDIDMLVGVDKYQSALDLVTKAGFSADPYRIYLLNGSPTLRDAFLRTDYHVPMLRKVTGSSLEFTLEMHWKVSYPRLGFHFPSSEWSTFELFHRIQNESLRSFSNEYQFLLLLMHHGGKERWLKLKYIADFATYLSRYGHETDWEVINEMAQKKGIQKLVEHSLGVLRGLGLEWKKEWPDVTPKTLSSSVLKEWENMPKNPKNSTWAYFRHALTMRDTLLDRLKVGKLHLSYASEFSLLYHKALWYLKNE, from the coding sequence ATGGAAAAACGCAGCGTAGGTTTTTCGCCAGAACTATCTCTACTGATCTCAACCAGCATAGACCTGCCTTTGGACGAGCAGGAAATGAGGTCAGTTAGAAGCGATCGGTTGTTGGCTCTTGCACGTTGGCATAATGTCCGGCCTCAACTGTTCTCGTTGGTACAAGGGAAAAATGAAAGTTGGGTTTCTGAGCTTAGACAAGAATGTTTGGACATTACAGTGTCCAATCTCATCAACACGCAGGAGACAATTCGAGTGGCCAAAATACTGGAGGAAAACCAGATTCCGGTATATGCCTATAAGGGATGCGTCTGGGCCGAATGGTTATATGGACAAGTCGGGAAACGGGAGTTCGGTGATATTGATATGTTGGTGGGTGTGGATAAATACCAATCTGCGTTGGACCTCGTTACAAAGGCGGGTTTTTCTGCCGACCCTTATCGGATATATTTATTGAATGGTTCGCCTACTTTGCGAGACGCATTTCTGCGCACAGATTATCATGTGCCCATGTTAAGAAAAGTTACGGGTAGTTCCCTGGAATTTACATTGGAAATGCATTGGAAAGTATCCTATCCCAGATTGGGTTTTCATTTTCCTTCCTCAGAATGGTCTACATTCGAATTGTTTCATCGAATTCAGAACGAATCCCTTCGTAGTTTTTCAAATGAATATCAATTCTTGCTTTTGCTAATGCACCACGGAGGCAAAGAACGCTGGTTGAAGTTGAAATATATTGCTGATTTTGCAACCTATCTTTCAAGATACGGGCATGAAACCGATTGGGAAGTAATCAATGAGATGGCTCAGAAGAAGGGAATCCAAAAATTGGTGGAACATAGTCTGGGAGTCTTGAGAGGCCTGGGTTTGGAATGGAAAAAAGAATGGCCTGACGTCACGCCCAAAACCTTATCAAGCAGTGTTCTGAAGGAGTGGGAAAATATGCCTAAGAATCCTAAGAACTCGACATGGGCATATTTTCGCCACGCTCTGACCATGCGCGATACTTTGTTGGATCGCTTAAAGGTTGGCAAACTGCATCTAAGTTATGCTTCCGAATTTAGCCTTCTATACCATAAGGCATTGTGGTATTTGAAAAATGAATAG
- a CDS encoding serine kinase, which produces MPLYRAFELTIASDILLPELISLPENGNSIPDIHIVRSAITFPSMEQTAIHRRGVMARSGTGSDGSICLQWEGIASFRAVGGHTLYVDSYTEDFALLSLFTVSEALGCVLFQRGLLLLHASSVQVGQEAFCFMGEPGAGKSTTASAFVKQGAQLLSDDLTAIAFDKKNQPFVLPAYPQLKIWGNTVQGLGLDSARLVPVSEGINKFAMVPDMDFPSKPVPVAQIYFLHKARNRSALQAVQPTEAPVELVRHFPLATHLLTGKALQRHFMQSIWCASAASIWRLRRPKDFASLEEWVLSNATKV; this is translated from the coding sequence ATGCCCTTGTACCGTGCTTTCGAGCTGACCATTGCTTCCGATATCCTACTCCCCGAATTGATTTCCTTACCGGAAAACGGTAATTCTATCCCGGACATTCATATTGTCCGGTCAGCGATCACGTTTCCGTCCATGGAACAAACCGCTATTCATAGGCGAGGCGTCATGGCGCGAAGTGGGACGGGTTCGGATGGGTCGATCTGCTTGCAATGGGAAGGCATAGCGAGCTTCCGGGCGGTTGGTGGCCATACCCTTTATGTCGATTCTTATACAGAGGATTTCGCTCTTCTCAGTCTTTTTACAGTTAGTGAGGCGCTGGGATGTGTCCTTTTCCAGCGAGGATTGCTACTGCTACATGCCAGCTCGGTACAAGTAGGCCAGGAAGCTTTTTGCTTCATGGGCGAGCCGGGGGCGGGTAAGTCTACTACTGCATCGGCCTTTGTCAAACAAGGAGCTCAACTACTCAGCGATGACCTCACGGCCATTGCATTTGACAAAAAGAATCAGCCTTTTGTACTACCGGCTTATCCTCAATTGAAAATATGGGGAAATACAGTACAAGGACTGGGGCTAGATTCGGCTCGATTGGTCCCCGTTAGCGAAGGCATCAATAAGTTTGCCATGGTACCTGATATGGATTTTCCAAGTAAACCCGTTCCGGTGGCGCAAATCTATTTTCTTCATAAGGCACGTAATCGTTCTGCCCTACAGGCCGTACAACCTACCGAAGCTCCAGTCGAGTTGGTCAGGCATTTTCCTTTGGCTACCCACCTCCTTACTGGGAAAGCCCTGCAGCGGCATTTCATGCAAAGCATTTGGTGTGCTTCGGCGGCCTCTATATGGCGGTTGCGCCGCCCCAAGGACTTTGCCTCGCTGGAGGAGTGGGTGCTGTCTAATGCGACGAAAGTATAA
- a CDS encoding lasso peptide biosynthesis B2 protein produces MVVLLVIKASLRFLSFNQFKKAYAYTLRVRQAGVYPKQYIADAAWAVQTAAFRLPFALTCLPQALALKYILRCDPDMPLHIGVQTAAPQGFEAHAWVEKDGHIVIGAWPEETNYRPIWVWQ; encoded by the coding sequence ATGGTAGTTCTACTCGTTATTAAAGCGAGCCTGCGGTTCCTTTCTTTTAACCAGTTCAAAAAAGCCTACGCATATACCCTACGGGTACGGCAAGCGGGTGTTTATCCAAAACAATACATAGCCGATGCGGCGTGGGCCGTGCAGACGGCAGCGTTTAGATTACCCTTTGCATTGACCTGCCTACCCCAGGCCCTGGCTTTAAAATATATCCTTCGGTGTGATCCGGATATGCCATTACACATTGGCGTGCAGACAGCGGCCCCCCAAGGATTCGAGGCCCATGCCTGGGTCGAGAAGGATGGGCATATTGTCATTGGCGCTTGGCCTGAAGAAACAAACTACCGGCCCATTTGGGTATGGCAGTAA
- a CDS encoding PqqD family protein, translating to MNELSNKKFSLSTAQVSSNMADEVVILNHDKGMYYGLSEVGALVWSALESGPKSFDELCELVMNEYEVDRVNCEEDIAALLDELLREKLVVDEA from the coding sequence ATGAATGAATTGAGCAATAAAAAATTCAGCTTATCTACCGCGCAGGTGTCATCAAATATGGCCGATGAGGTAGTTATCCTGAACCACGACAAAGGTATGTACTACGGTTTGAGTGAAGTAGGTGCTTTAGTATGGAGCGCCCTTGAAAGCGGCCCGAAATCCTTTGACGAACTTTGCGAGCTGGTAATGAATGAATACGAAGTTGACCGCGTAAACTGCGAGGAGGATATAGCGGCGTTGCTTGATGAACTGCTACGTGAAAAATTAGTAGTCGATGAAGCCTAA
- the amaB gene encoding L-piperidine-6-carboxylate dehydrogenase, which yields MKEFLRELTIQADNPGVSTGQNQWAGHGKVLESYSPVDGHCIANTQVASREDYDAVIRQAQVAFEVWRLKPAPLRGDIVRQMGQQFRQHKQALGQLVSYEMGKSLQEGLGEVQEIIDICDFAVGLSRQLYGLTMQSERPDHRMYEQWHPLGVVGIISAFNFPVAVWSWNAMIAWVCGDVCVWKPSEKTPLTGIACQNIIREVLRNNEVPEGVSCLVLGGREPGEWIASDARVALVSATGSTRMGKAVAEATGRRLGRCLLELGGNNAIIITPEADLAVAVPAIVFGAVGTAGQRCTSTRRLIVHEKIYEDLKQRLQKAYTQLRIGDPMEATHHVGPLIDQQAVDDYQAALETIKAQGGTFVIEPGTLTGSGYESGCYVRPCVAEVENHWDIVQRETFAPILYLIKYATLEEAIALQNGVPQGLSSAIFTLNMREAERFLSAAGSDCGIANVNIGTSGAEIGGAFGGEKETGGGRESGSDAWKTYMRRQTNTINFGHSLPLAQGITFEL from the coding sequence ATGAAAGAATTTCTTAGAGAACTTACCATACAAGCGGACAACCCTGGGGTAAGTACCGGACAAAATCAGTGGGCAGGACATGGAAAGGTTCTCGAATCCTATTCGCCAGTCGACGGACACTGTATTGCAAATACGCAGGTAGCCAGCCGCGAGGACTACGATGCGGTGATCCGGCAGGCTCAGGTCGCTTTTGAAGTATGGCGCTTGAAACCCGCACCTCTTCGGGGTGATATAGTGCGCCAGATGGGCCAGCAATTCCGGCAGCATAAACAAGCTCTCGGCCAATTGGTCAGTTATGAAATGGGCAAGAGCCTACAGGAGGGGCTGGGTGAAGTACAGGAAATCATTGACATCTGTGATTTTGCTGTTGGTCTTTCGCGCCAGTTGTACGGTCTTACCATGCAAAGCGAGCGCCCCGACCACCGTATGTACGAACAGTGGCACCCACTGGGCGTGGTAGGTATTATTTCCGCCTTCAACTTTCCTGTGGCTGTCTGGTCGTGGAATGCCATGATTGCCTGGGTTTGTGGGGATGTATGCGTGTGGAAACCTTCGGAGAAGACCCCATTGACGGGTATCGCGTGTCAGAATATTATCCGGGAGGTACTGCGAAACAATGAAGTTCCCGAAGGCGTATCCTGCCTGGTGTTGGGTGGTCGTGAACCTGGGGAATGGATTGCCAGTGATGCGCGGGTGGCGTTGGTTTCGGCTACAGGAAGTACCCGCATGGGAAAGGCCGTAGCCGAAGCAACCGGGCGGCGGCTAGGCCGCTGTCTGCTGGAACTCGGAGGGAACAATGCCATTATCATTACCCCCGAGGCCGACCTTGCCGTAGCTGTTCCCGCCATCGTGTTCGGGGCAGTAGGTACGGCTGGTCAGCGTTGCACGAGTACGCGCAGGCTTATTGTACACGAAAAAATCTACGAGGATTTGAAGCAACGGCTTCAAAAAGCTTATACTCAGCTCCGGATTGGTGATCCCATGGAAGCGACCCACCACGTAGGGCCCCTCATTGACCAACAGGCCGTAGACGACTATCAGGCCGCATTAGAAACTATCAAAGCCCAGGGGGGTACCTTTGTTATTGAGCCGGGTACCCTGACAGGATCCGGATACGAGTCAGGTTGTTATGTTCGACCCTGTGTAGCTGAGGTGGAGAATCACTGGGATATCGTGCAGCGGGAAACTTTCGCTCCCATTCTGTATTTGATCAAATATGCCACGCTGGAAGAGGCAATCGCCTTACAGAACGGGGTACCCCAAGGACTTTCATCGGCCATCTTTACTCTCAACATGCGGGAAGCCGAACGATTTTTGTCGGCAGCGGGTAGTGACTGCGGCATCGCAAATGTCAACATAGGTACCTCGGGGGCCGAAATCGGAGGAGCATTCGGGGGCGAAAAAGAAACCGGCGGGGGACGCGAATCGGGATCGGATGCCTGGAAAACCTATATGCGCCGACAGACCAATACGATCAATTTCGGGCATTCTCTGCCGTTGGCCCAAGGGATTACGTTTGAATTATAG
- a CDS encoding saccharopine dehydrogenase family protein, translating into MKKILVIGMGKVGLLVGTLLSKQFEVTGMDKHLPGVTLDFPVLTADVTHLSELRANMEGYDAVVSCMPYNLNLPIATTAYELGIHYFDLTEDVPTTAAIREMARDSQGVMAPQCGLAPGFIGIVGADLAGKFTKLRDIELRVGALPRYPNGLMGYSFTWSPAGVINEYINDAEVIHNGTRKTVSSLDGIEVINIEGQEFEAFTTSGGLGTMCETYEGRVDTLNYKTIRYPGHASLMRFMLYELILKNKRELIEQILTEAKPPVQEDVVYVYAVVEGWKGNHLEREEFYRAYHPIQIDGQHWRAISWTTAASIAAVVEMVAAGSLPQRGFIRQEDIPLDKFLDTTNGSFYHTQG; encoded by the coding sequence ATGAAAAAAATTTTGGTAATCGGAATGGGAAAAGTTGGTTTGCTGGTAGGTACCCTGCTCAGCAAGCAGTTCGAGGTTACGGGGATGGACAAGCATCTACCCGGTGTGACCTTGGACTTTCCCGTTCTAACAGCCGATGTGACCCATTTATCCGAACTTCGGGCAAATATGGAAGGCTATGATGCGGTCGTCTCGTGTATGCCGTATAATCTCAATCTTCCCATTGCCACAACGGCTTACGAATTAGGTATTCACTATTTTGACCTAACCGAAGATGTACCTACCACAGCCGCTATCCGGGAAATGGCCCGTGACAGCCAGGGAGTCATGGCTCCGCAGTGTGGCCTGGCACCCGGTTTCATCGGCATTGTGGGAGCTGACCTGGCGGGAAAGTTTACCAAACTACGTGACATTGAACTTCGGGTAGGGGCCCTGCCGCGCTACCCGAACGGCCTGATGGGCTACTCGTTTACCTGGTCGCCGGCGGGGGTAATCAATGAGTACATCAATGACGCGGAAGTAATCCATAATGGTACCCGCAAAACGGTTTCTTCGCTGGATGGCATCGAAGTGATCAACATCGAAGGACAGGAGTTTGAAGCCTTTACAACCTCAGGAGGACTGGGTACCATGTGCGAAACGTACGAGGGAAGAGTCGATACACTCAATTACAAAACCATTCGTTATCCCGGTCATGCCAGTCTGATGCGATTCATGCTATATGAATTGATCCTGAAAAATAAGCGGGAACTCATTGAGCAAATTCTGACCGAGGCCAAGCCGCCTGTACAAGAGGACGTCGTGTATGTGTATGCGGTGGTGGAAGGCTGGAAGGGGAATCACCTGGAACGTGAGGAATTCTACCGCGCCTACCATCCCATTCAAATCGACGGTCAACACTGGCGGGCTATTTCATGGACCACCGCCGCATCCATTGCGGCAGTGGTGGAGATGGTAGCTGCTGGCAGTTTACCCCAGCGCGGTTTTATTCGTCAGGAGGACATACCCCTGGATAAATTTCTGGATACGACGAATGGATCGTTCTACCATACTCAGGGTTGA